ACCTGCAGTTTGACACCGGCTCCCCCTATACTATTTTCTACCAGGCCAAGCTTGAGACCATCGAGAAAAAATACGGCCCCGCTACCGTTCCCCAAGTAGCAAACGGGCAGGTCTTACAAAACTTTTCCTTTCAGGTGGGCTCCCTACCTTTGACCGCCTCTGCATTACCCGTAAAGGCGATAGGCGATGGGGCTATAGATTGGGCAGATACCACCAGCATAGAAGTCATTGGCACCTTAGGTACAGATTTCATTCAGGACAAGGTGCTGGTGCTGGACTATAAAAAGAGCCTGTTCTCTGTGTATGACCAATTCCCGCCAAACCTGGCCCGCGGCATCCAACTCTTGGATTTCCAGTTCAACAGCCGCCGCATCTTGCTCCCCGGCCAGATCAACGGCAAAGAAACGGCGCTCATGTTTGATTCCGGCTCCAGTGCCTATGAACTCCTCACAGATAAAAGCACATGGCTGGAAATGCAGAGCCCCCACAGCCCGGTAGACACCGCGTATGTTAACTCCTGGGGGAAAACAATCACCGCCTTCACCACTACCACCACCGCAGAGGCCCGTTTTGGGCAGGTGCGTCTTCCGCTGCGCAAAGCCACGTACCTGGAAGGCATGAGCCTAGTGAACCAACTGCTCACAGCCTTCTCCGGGCTGGGTGGCATGACTGGCAACAAGCTTTTTCTAGGCCACACCCTTGTGCTGGATACCAGGCACCAGAAGTTTGCAGTGCTGCCTTAGGCCTTGCTGGTGGATGCCCGCTGCCCTGCCTACCTGTTAAGCGTTCTTCTCTTTTAGGCCTGTTTCCTGAAAAACAGGCCTAAAAGAGAAGAGTAATTTTATCTTTGCCAAAACGATTCCTGGTATCTGGTGGCTTTTCACAAACGTATGGCACAGCTAAAAAAACCTGTCTTTCTGGTCCTCCTTTTCTTATGCCTGTCTGCTAGCGCCTATTCCCAAACAAACGGGGTTGAAGAAGCCCAGCCCGCTGGCGGCGTGAGCACCCTGGCGCTTGAATATTTCAAAATACGGTTCACCCGTGAGCAGAAAAAACTGCTGCAAAACAGAGACCTGGAGTTTCTGTATTCCATTGCGGCAGATGGCACGGCCACACTGGAAAAGATAGACGGCGTCACAAATCCTACCATTCTGGACAGCCTTACCCTGGCCTCGGGCAGGCTGCACAAGTTTAAGCCAAGGAAAGTAAACGGAGTGGCTGAAAATGGGCTCTATGGCATGACTATTAGGTTCCCCTCTCCTATGGCGATGGGCATTCAAGGAGCCCAGGAGTACACCCAGACAGCGTATGAAGGCTTTGAGTACATTCACCGGTCCGGCCAACGGTTTGATATTATTTTTGGCGGGGTAGCCAATACCTTTTTAGGGAAGGCAGGTGACTACTTAGGAGCCGGCGGCGGCATGAAGCTAGAGATGCTGTACGCTGGCAAAAAAGGTGTGGGCGGTGGCATGCTCATGAGCTTTTATGGCAATGGCCTAACGCAAGACTTCCCTATTGCCTCTGACCGTAAACAGAATGCCGCGCCGCCTACCCTAATGCTGGGTCTGGCCGCCAATAAGATGCTGGCCAGCAAGGAAAGACGTGAGTTTTTGTTGCAGCTAGAGCTCAATTATGTGGTTCAGAACATTACGCCTAAGGAAAACGAGCAGGATGAAAACTGGACCCAGTTCCATGGGTTCAGCCCTGGCCTGGTGGCGCACTACGCCGTACAACTAGGCAAGCCGAAAGCCTATTATTACTACGGCACCCCTTCCCTGTACCACCATTATCTTAACTTTCATGTAGCCCTGCGGCCAATGTTCATGAACCACCGAAATGCGTCTGGTACCATGGCAGAAGCAGGTGTTTCTTACCGCTTGGGTGTACATCTGGTAGACGAGTACCGGATAAAATAATCCTCTATACACCCCTTTAAAATTGTAAACGCCACTGCCCTTCCTGAAAACGGAGGGCAGTGGCGTTTAAGAGAAAGGGTTGCCTAGAAAGGCTGGCTTCTATTTTAAGGCCAGCTTGCCTTCCACGGTCTTCTTGGTCTTTATGGTTTGGGCATCGGGCTGGCTTCCGCCCACGCTTATCTGCACAGTGCCGGGCACGTGTTTGGTGGTGCCGTCATTAGCGATTAGGGCCAGGTCCTGCGGACGAAGCTCAAAATCCACCACCTTGCTCTCGCCGCGTTTCAGGGCGATACGCTCAAATCCTTTCAGGGCCCTTACCGGGGTCCGGAAGCCATCTTGCTGGCGGGTCACGTACAGTTGCACTACTTCCTCGCCGTCCAGTTTACCGGTATTGGTCACGCGCACGCTTACCCGCACCTTGCTGTTGGGCTTGGCCTGGGCAGGCACGTCCAGTTTGTCATAGGCGAAGGTGGTGTAGCTCAGGCCGTGCCCAAAGCCATACAGCGGCTGACCTTTGAAATACCGGTAGGTGCGATTCTCCATGGAGTAATCCCTGAAGCCAGGCAAATCTTTATCACTCCTGTAGAAGGTCACAGGCAGTCGGCCGGCCGGGTTGTAGTCGCCGAACAGCACATCGGCAATGGCCGTACCCGCCGATTGGCCGCCGTACCAGGCGTTCACAATGGCCGGCACATTCTCGGCTTCCCAGGGCATGGCAATGGCGCTGCCGGTCATCATCACAAACACCACGGGCTTGCCAGTGCCTTTGAGCACCTTCATCACCTCGGTCTGCACCTGTGGGAGCAAAATGGAGGTGCGGTCGCCGCCATTGAAACCGGGCTCGTTCACCTTCATTTCCTCGCCTTCCAGTTGCGGTGAGATACCGCCCACGAAGATGATCGCGTCAGCGTCTTTCACGCGGTTGGCCAAAGCCTTGAAATCAGTCTTCGCAAAATTGCCGGCTCTCAGGTTCACCGAGGCCTTGCCTTCGGCCTGCACGTATTCCAGCACAATGCGGTATTTCTGGCCTTGTTTGGTATTCAGTTTGAAGCTGCGGGCGCCCCAGCGGTTACGCTCCCAGGCGTTGAGCATTTCCTTGCCGTCAATGGAGATTTTGTAGCCGTCATCGCCTTCCACTTCCAGCATGATGGAGCCAGTAGTAGCCGCGGTAAAGTCTGTGGTATAGCGGGCCGAGAAGTTATAGGCTTTCATGCTGCCCACCACGGTCTCGCCTTCCTGCCAGAAATTATTGATTTCAGTTTCCTGGCGGGTGGCCACGGGGGTTCCTTTCAGCTCTTTGTTGTTAAAGTACTCGGCTTTCACGCCGGGCTTGCCCTCAAAGCTCAGTTGCGGGGTAATGTTGGTGTAGACCAGCAGGGTGTCTTTGGTGAAGGTGGAGGCGTGTTCGTAAACAACTTCGGTCCCGGCGCCTACCTTGTCTTTGATGCCCTGCAGGGCCGTTACAATGGCAGAGGGCGTGCCATTGTAGTTGCCCAGCACGGCAATGGGATTATCGGCGTTGGGGCCCACCACGGCAATCTTTTTCAGGTTCTTCTTGAGGGGCAGCGTGTTCTTGTCGTTCTTGAGCAGCACCATGGACTGGCGGGCCATCTTAAGCGAGTGAGCCTTGTGCGGGGCGCTTTCCAGCACATCGGTCTTGGTCTGGGCGTACTTCACCATGGCCACCG
This Rufibacter radiotolerans DNA region includes the following protein-coding sequences:
- a CDS encoding glycoside hydrolase family 3 protein encodes the protein MKKIYFIFSLCAIVGIAAFTFAKEEKYAYPFQDPSLTMEARVNDLVSRLTLEEKVAQMLNAAPAIDRLGIPSYDWWNEVLHGVARTPYKVTVYPQAIGMAATFDTTSLQQMADFSALEGRAIYNKAIAEGKSGQRYVGLTYWTPNINIFRDPRWGRGQETYGEDPFLTAMLGRAFVRGLQGDDPKYLKAAACAKHYAVHSGPEPERHVFNATATPYDLWDTYLPAFEELVVNAKVAGVMCAYNAYKGQPCCGSDELMNDILRNQWQFTGYVTSDCWAIDDFFKNHKTHPDAASASADAVMHGTDIDCGTDAYKALVQAVKDGKITERMIDVSVKRLFTIRFRLGMFDPVAMVKYAQTKTDVLESAPHKAHSLKMARQSMVLLKNDKNTLPLKKNLKKIAVVGPNADNPIAVLGNYNGTPSAIVTALQGIKDKVGAGTEVVYEHASTFTKDTLLVYTNITPQLSFEGKPGVKAEYFNNKELKGTPVATRQETEINNFWQEGETVVGSMKAYNFSARYTTDFTAATTGSIMLEVEGDDGYKISIDGKEMLNAWERNRWGARSFKLNTKQGQKYRIVLEYVQAEGKASVNLRAGNFAKTDFKALANRVKDADAIIFVGGISPQLEGEEMKVNEPGFNGGDRTSILLPQVQTEVMKVLKGTGKPVVFVMMTGSAIAMPWEAENVPAIVNAWYGGQSAGTAIADVLFGDYNPAGRLPVTFYRSDKDLPGFRDYSMENRTYRYFKGQPLYGFGHGLSYTTFAYDKLDVPAQAKPNSKVRVSVRVTNTGKLDGEEVVQLYVTRQQDGFRTPVRALKGFERIALKRGESKVVDFELRPQDLALIANDGTTKHVPGTVQISVGGSQPDAQTIKTKKTVEGKLALK